From the Hevea brasiliensis isolate MT/VB/25A 57/8 chromosome 15, ASM3005281v1, whole genome shotgun sequence genome, one window contains:
- the LOC110644966 gene encoding uncharacterized protein LOC110644966, with amino-acid sequence MNEDGGHHNELVVDLPFYYNTHVANPIMPLVSPPPYSEIDFSLLTVDPWSTPQCSSMWDPLKEFELGIIFSSREDVQKAAKEYHLHRHHEFCNEETKSRTYAIRCKDTTSNCKWRLRASRGKGSDIWKMTRYNGPHTCVNPSLSQDHKQLDSKFISDFILAIVREQPNVKIGALQSEIKDKIGYMPSYRKTWKARHDAIIKIFGDWDESYGRLRQFMLALCKQNPESMFLIEDDPFFVNNRLDPAYRVFDRMFWAYKQTIEGFKNCRPVIFIDSTFLYGKYKGCLFCATTLDDRHIAIKKAMNQDWWQPPAGHHRYCLRHIISNYNTKFKNTNMKEALRKAAQQLEKKNFYEAMNTIKNEHPDTFEWATKIPLEKWTRSHDGGKRYGSMTTNTVESVNGILKGIRALPITAMVEKIFFQCVDYFDTRRTTLREQLQMGFKFTPACRQILLDNLNEASSYNVRIFNRDCGEFEVWKGRSETKHVVKLDERQCTCKKFEEICIPCSHVIAACQAMSINYEQYVSNYYTLEQTLKCYEWQFHALGHPDDWPTDNYPVLLPDPTCKGLKDDQFHKEEE; translated from the exons ATGAATGAGGATGGTGGTCATCATAATGAGTTAGTAGTAGATTTGCCTTTTTACTATAATACTCATGTTGCAAACCCAATAATGCCGCTTGTCTCTCCTCCGCCTTATAGTGAAATAGATTTTTCATTGCTAACGGTTGATCCATGGTCAACACCACAGTGTAGTTCAATGTGGGATCCATTAAAAGAGTTTGAATTAGGAATAATATTCTCATCTAGAGAGGATGTCCAAAAAGCTGCCAAAGAATATCATTTACATAGGCACCATGAGTTTTGTAATGAGGAGACAAAGAGTAGAACATATGCCATCAGGTGCAAAGACACAACGAGCAATTGTAAGTGGAGATTGCGTGCCTCACGAGGGAAAGGAAGTGATATATGGAAAATGACGCGAtataatggaccacatacatgtgTTAATCCATCACTGTCACAAGATCATAAGCAATTGGATAGCAAATTTATATCTGATTTCATTCTCGCTATTGTACGTGAACAACCCAATGTGAAGATAGGAGCGTTACAGTCTGAAATAAAAGATAAGATTGGATATATGCCAAGTTATCGAAAGACCTGGAAGGCTAGGCACGATGCAATTATTAAGATCTTTGGTGATTGGGACGAATCTTACGGAAGGTTGCGACAATTTATGCTTGCTTTGTGCAAACAGAACCCTGAAAGTATGTTCTTGATTGAAGATGATCCTTTTTTTGTTAATAATAGATTAGATCCTGCTTATCGGGTTTTCGATAGAATGTTTTGGGCATATAAACAAACAATAGAAGGATTCAAGAACTGTCGACCGGTTATATTCATAGACTCAACTTTTTTATATGGAAAGTACAAAGGATGTTTATTTTGTGCAACAACACTTGATG ATAGACATATTGCCATAAAAAAGGCAATGAATCAAGATTGGTGGCAGCCTCCTGCTGGGCATCATCGATACTGCTTAAGACATATCATCAGCAATTACAACACAAAGTTTAAGAATACTAATATGAAAGAAGCTCTCCGAAAGGCAG CACaacaattggaaaaaaaaaatttttatgaggCCATGAACACAATCAAGAATGAGCATCCTGATACATTTGAATGGGCTACAAAGATACCTTTGGAAAAATGGACACGTTCTCATGATGGAGGGAAACGTTATGGCTCCATGACAACTAATACTGTTGAGTCTGTTAATGGAATACTCAAAGGGATCCGTGCTTTACCCATAACTGCAATGgtagaaaaaatatttttccagTGTGTTGATTATTTTGACACACGCCGCACGACCCTCCGTGAGCAACTGCAAATGGGCTTCAAATTTACACCAGCATGTCGTCAAATATTACTTGACAATTTAAATGAAGCAAGCTCATATAATGTCCGAATCTTTAACCGCGATTGTGGTGAATTTGAAGTTTGGAAGGGAAGATCTGAAACGAAGCATGTGGTCAAACTTGATGAAAGGCAATGCACATGCAAGAAGTTTGAAGAAATATGCATTCCATGTTCTCATGTGATTGCCGCATGCCAAGCAATGTCAATTAATTATGAGCAATACGTTTCAAATTATTACACATTGGAGCAAACACTTAAGTGCTATGAGTGGCAGTTTCATGCTCTTGGACATCCTGATGATTGGCCAACAGATAATTATCCAGTTCTTCTACCTGACCCAACCTGCAAAGGTCTAAAGGACGACCAATTTCACAAGGAAGAAGAATGA
- the LOC110654222 gene encoding uncharacterized protein LOC110654222 produces MGQPLHHHSEYMEWYRRAGRRWISISGAAIGCVEDAIEDCLIKLQNPSTQNVAEVKRTLRKMMIALEQESRLCQMPPPQSAPQAATFNDELEEDQPINQPGPSRRPARRQSRPPRRRQHQMRQSSPPDDVMPPLPISPFRMASAPSYSLSSRTGSS; encoded by the exons ATGGGACAACCACTCCACCATCATTCTGAATATATGGAGTGGTACCGTCGAGCTGGTAGACGTTGGATCTCAATAAGTGGAGCTGCTATTGGTTGTGTG gAGGACGCAATTGAGGATTGTTTGATAaaattacaaaatccatcaacACAAAACGTGGCAGAAGTTAAGCGTACATTAAGAAAAATGATGATTGCTCTGGAACAAGAAAGTAGGCTTTGCCAAATGCCACCTCCTCAGTCTGCACCTCAAGCAGCAACTTTTAATGATGAATTGGAAGAGGACCAACCCATCAACCAACCTGGCCCCTCACGTAGACCAGCACGACGTCAATCACGTCCTCCTCGACGTCGTCAACATCAAATGCGTCAATCCTCTCCACCTGATGATGTTATGCCCCCACTGCCGATTTCACCCTTTCGCATGGCATCGGCGCCGTCCTATTCCCTTAGCTCTCGCACCGGCTCATCCTAG